The DNA sequence TAGGCAGTACCTGACCAGAATTCGGGCTTCACAGTAACTGCCTCATGGATATCCAGCGAAACGTTCGCCTCTGTCCCAGCTGACGGTTGGCACAGGCAGCGGAAGCCTTGCCGCGATTGCTCAGCTCATAGACGGTTAACGTTGGTCCTAGAGCCGGAATTGCTGCAGCAGGACCATGAACATCCTCTTGGCCGCAGCAGGTCTACTCATCGCCGCTCCACTGAGGACCTGCCAGTACCACGCGCTATACCTGACAAGGTATTTCGTTGCCACCCCTCTAAACCTCAGCAGCCACCGAGAGAATCCGAGTATCAGAGACCGCACGTTCCGCACGTGGTGAAGTGGGTGATTGGAGTACTCGTCTCTGTGGAATGCCCTGTTCCGCCCCTTCGAAACCCAGGTGAGCCCGATGCTATCGAGGGAAGGTCTCGGCCAGTGGCACATATCCCTTGCAACGCACACACGAGCCTCCGGCTCCAGATGATCCCTGAGTGCCTGGTCAAGACCTTTCGAGGACTCCCCGGGCATGACAGTAGCCATCACGTTACCTCGGCGATCTGCAGCAACTACCACGCATGCTCTTGCCTCCGCGGGAGCCATGGTTCTGTTTCCACGGCACAGGTTCCATGCTGAGTCTCTGAACTTCCGGGCTTCCGCTGGCGATCCCTTGTGGCACTTGAGCAGGAAGAACTGATCAGCCTCGACTATGCCCCCGAGCCGCGTTCGGGAATCAAGAACCGCGAGCCTAGCAATGACTTTGTGGCGCCAGGCAAACGCAGTGTTCTTGGAAATCCCGAGCTCACGAGCTGTCTCACGCACTGATAGGCCTCCCATCATAAGGCAGAAGTACCGGAACCACTTCTCCCTGAGGCGAGTTCGGTGCAGCACCGTTCCAGACAAGTCATTGAAGCACCTGCGGCATTGCTTGCACATGTATCTCTGCATTCCCCGGGCATGACCATACCTGATAACCCGCGTCCCTCCGCAGTTCGGACAGGTAGGCCCGGCCGGCATTGACGCGTCTCTCACCTCGGCCAAGTTGATGCGCTCGCAGTTTGGATCGGAAACGGAGTCCGCACCACGAAGGCCGGCTGTTGCGGGTCTCATCTCGGAGAGAGCCATGTCTTGGTAAGGCCAAGTGGACCGGGTGTCGGCCGGTACGATAGACAGAGATAACCGAGCCACACCATCACCTTCCCCAATCGGGCCATCCTATACTCCATATAGTGTCATACTTTCCTCTAAATGGCAACCGCGAGTTGGTACAGCAGGTATGCCCAGTAGGGCGTTGGGCACATACCAAAAGGTATATAGCTGGGGGCACATGATTCCCGACGGCATATACTGACTACGGCACAGGGCCGGTGCCGGCCTGCCGACTCACAGGAAGGTGGAGGATGGCTTTGAAGATGTGGAAGACTGCAGTGCTGACGGTCGCCTTGGCGGTTCTGATTGCCACGTGCGGCCTGCCGGCGGTGAGTGCGGGACCCTCCAGGATCCGCATAGCCGACCAGTTCGGACTGGGGTACGCCCCGGTCACGATCATGACCGAACTCAGACTACTCGAGAAGCATTACCCCGGGCTCAAGGTGGAGCGAAGGATTCTTGGATCCGGAGGGCCTGTCCGCGAAGCCATGGTAGCCGGGCAGATCGACGTTGGGTTCATGGGGATACCCCACTATCTGATAGGATACTCAAAAGGGATCGATTTCAAGATCACAGCAGGGCTCACAATAATGCCTCTACTTCTTCTGACTTACCGTACCGACATCAGATCGATCCGCGACTTCAAACCAACCGACAAGATCGGGATGCCGGGACCCGGGAGCAACCAGCATATGCTCCTCTCAATGGCATCCGAGATAGAGTTCGGCAACCCTACGGCCCTGGATGCAAACGTGGTCGCCATGCCCCATCCGGACGCAGCTGCGCTGCTCGGGGCCAAGAGGGAGCTTGCGGCCCACTACAGTTCGCCCCCTTACCAGTTTGAGACCCTAAAGCGCGAAGGCTTCCATGTGGTGGCCAACGGCAACGATGCCTTCGGTGAGCCGTTCACGTTCTTGGTGTGCGTGACAACCGGCAGGTTCGTCAAGGAGCATCCGGACATCTACGATGCATTGGTTCGAGCACTCGGGGAGGCGGTCGAACTCCTCCGGGATCGCCCACACGAGGCAGCGCGCATCCTCGCGACTGTCGACAAATCCGTAACCGAGGAGTCCTACTACTGCTACATAACCTGGGAAGGCGTGGAATGGGCCACGACCCCTAGGGGGATCATGCGGTGGGCGACCTTCATGAAGAAATCCGGGTATATAGACAAGATCCCGAACCACTGGACTGACACAGTCTGGGATAACCTCAAGGGAGCAAACGGCTCGTAGCAGCGAAAGAGAGGAGAGTCTGATCCACGTGAGGGACGCCCCTAAACTGGAGGTCCGTGAACTCACCGTTCATTACGAGACACCCCGTGGAGTGCTTGTTGCCCTGGACCGAGTCTCACTGGTGGCCCCGGAGGGGGAACGCATCGTCGTCCTTGGGCCCAGTGGTTGCGGAAAGTCCACGCTCCTGAAAGCGGTGGGAGGTTTCGTCAAACCATCGTGCGGGGAGATCAGAGTGGCAGGGAGACTCGTCACCGGACCAGGACCGGACAGGATGATGATGTTTCAGGAGTTCGACCAACTCCTCCCGTGGAAGACAGTGCTGCAGAATGTGACTTATGCCATAGAGGTCACGGGCCGGTTTGCCCGTGGCGAAGCAGGAGAGCGTGCCCTCGAGTTCCTCGACGCGGTAGGTCTATACGAGTTCAGGGACTTCTACCCACACACCCTGTCGGGTGGGATGAAGCAGCGTGCAGCAATGGCACGCGCGTTGGCAGTCGGGCCGGATGTGCTACTGATGGATGAGCCGTTCGGGAGTCTCGACGCTCAATCCCGTGAGGCACTTCAACTGGAATTGCTGCGAGTGTGGGAGAAGACCCGGACCACGATAGTGTTCGTAACCCACTCTATAGATGAGGCAGTCCTCCTTGGCCAACAGATCCTTATCATGACGGAGTCTCCGGGTCGGATGAAGCAGATAATGGACAACTCGGTTGGGTCAGCAGATGAAGGAAGGACGCCTGAGTTCTGGGATGTGTGCAGGGAGATTCGTGGGCTGCTTCAAGTGCCGACGATGGGGGCATAGAAGATGCGAGTAAACCAGAAACTTCTGATCGTTGCGGGCCTCCTCGTTGCTTGGGAAGTGATTACAGTCGCACGGAACGTTGACCCGAACCTCTTTCCGCGGGCCAGTGCGGTGTTCATCCGCCTCGCGACCCTATTCACTTCGGGCGAACTGATCCCCTATGTGCGGAACACCATGTCGACTCTGGCGGCGGCCGTGGCGATGGGCATTTCAGCCGCAGCCGTGCTGACTTCTCTCGCGGTCCTCACGCAGTTCGGCCGGAACCTTCTGTCTGTGATGGCGTCGATGTTCAACCCGCTGCCTGCCGTGGCACTTCTCCCGCTCGCCATCATCTGGTTCGGGCTGGGCCGGGGGGCGCTCCTCTTTGTGATCGCCCACTCCATTGTCTGGTCTCTTTCGCTCGCGACCCTTTCTGGGTTTCTTACAGCCTCCAGGACGTTGGTGCAGGTAGGGCAGAACCTGGGGCTCAAAGGATGGCGGCTGGTCCGGGACATCTACATGCCAGCAGCGTTACCCCACATACTTACCGGCCTCAGGATCAGCTGGGCCTATGCCTGGAGAACCCTGATCGCTGCCGAGCTCGTCTTCGGGGTCAGCGGAACCGGAGGGTCATTGGGTTGGTTCATATATCAGAAGAGATACTTCATGGAGACCACTTCCATGTTTGCAGCCCTTCTGGTGATTATAGTGATTGGGCTCATCGTCAACTCGATCTTCTTGACGGTTGAGAGGCACACGGTCGTGAAGTGGGGGATGTCGGTCTGACCGAATTGAGGCTGGCAGGCCCCTGACTAGCACTAACCAGGTCTGATCGCTTTCATGCGTACGGCTCTGGCCCCCAACAGATTGTCTGGCTGCGGTATTACCCGGCCAGACATTCTCTCCTTAAGCAGACGTGCGCACGAGAGCCCCCTGGAGATGGAAAGGTTCCACGAAACACTCTTGTGGCCACTGTGTCGTCCTGGCATGAGGGTTGTGACTCATACCTGTAAGGACGCAGACTTCCCCCAAGAGTCCCATGTTCCAGTCAGCTTGCACCTCCGGAACCTTGCGCTGGCTCATGGAGGGGCCGAAGCCCTGGCAATGCGGCGCAGGTTCAGGCGAATAAGTCTGAGTGTGGGCGCTAGAAGCCTCAGGGCACGGGCATTCTATGAGGAGATCGGTCATGGGGAAAACCGTGTCAGGATGGCGAAGGCTCTGTGCCAGACCCGATGGGAGCGTGAGGCGAGGTGGGAACCCAGAGGGGCATGCGCATCTTTGGGTTGTTGTGCGTGATCATCGCCGTGGCGGCTCTAGCGATTGCAGGCCGGATCCGCCTCGCGCCGCGTTTTCGTGCGGATTCGGAGGGGGCCGATCCCGCATCATTCTTTCCGTCTCAGCCCGGCTTCGTGTGGATCTACGACGGCTTCGCGGAATATAGCCACCGTATGACTCTCAACGAGGTAACACCGGGTCCCCGGAGGGGCGAGACCGTGCACAAGATCACCGGGGAAGTGGAAGACCCATCTGGGGGAGAGTCGCCCCACGACTTCCGGATAGAGCTGGAATACGTCTTCTCCCGCGACTCCGCGACGGAACGGGTGATCCGGGGAGACGTGTTCCCTCATCTCCTTCGGCCGCTTGTGGTCCTCCGACATCCGATCGAGACCGGCAGGAGTTGGTCTGTGGACGCGCCCGGCGGCGGCAAGATCGAGGCCGGCATCCTCGAGGTGGGTGTCGATCCGGAGGACGAACGGCGTTTCTGCATCGTGCGGTACACAGCCCCGGCACCAGGCCTGCCGGGAGGGCGATATGTAGAAACGCGCACTTTCAA is a window from the Bacillota bacterium genome containing:
- a CDS encoding IS1595 family transposase gives rise to the protein MCKQCRRCFNDLSGTVLHRTRLREKWFRYFCLMMGGLSVRETARELGISKNTAFAWRHKVIARLAVLDSRTRLGGIVEADQFFLLKCHKGSPAEARKFRDSAWNLCRGNRTMAPAEARACVVVAADRRGNVMATVMPGESSKGLDQALRDHLEPEARVCVARDMCHWPRPSLDSIGLTWVSKGRNRAFHRDEYSNHPLHHVRNVRSLILGFSRWLLRFRGVATKYLVRYSAWYWQVLSGAAMSRPAAAKRMFMVLLQQFRL
- a CDS encoding ABC transporter substrate-binding protein gives rise to the protein MALKMWKTAVLTVALAVLIATCGLPAVSAGPSRIRIADQFGLGYAPVTIMTELRLLEKHYPGLKVERRILGSGGPVREAMVAGQIDVGFMGIPHYLIGYSKGIDFKITAGLTIMPLLLLTYRTDIRSIRDFKPTDKIGMPGPGSNQHMLLSMASEIEFGNPTALDANVVAMPHPDAAALLGAKRELAAHYSSPPYQFETLKREGFHVVANGNDAFGEPFTFLVCVTTGRFVKEHPDIYDALVRALGEAVELLRDRPHEAARILATVDKSVTEESYYCYITWEGVEWATTPRGIMRWATFMKKSGYIDKIPNHWTDTVWDNLKGANGS
- a CDS encoding ABC transporter ATP-binding protein: MRDAPKLEVRELTVHYETPRGVLVALDRVSLVAPEGERIVVLGPSGCGKSTLLKAVGGFVKPSCGEIRVAGRLVTGPGPDRMMMFQEFDQLLPWKTVLQNVTYAIEVTGRFARGEAGERALEFLDAVGLYEFRDFYPHTLSGGMKQRAAMARALAVGPDVLLMDEPFGSLDAQSREALQLELLRVWEKTRTTIVFVTHSIDEAVLLGQQILIMTESPGRMKQIMDNSVGSADEGRTPEFWDVCREIRGLLQVPTMGA
- a CDS encoding ABC transporter permease; this encodes MRVNQKLLIVAGLLVAWEVITVARNVDPNLFPRASAVFIRLATLFTSGELIPYVRNTMSTLAAAVAMGISAAAVLTSLAVLTQFGRNLLSVMASMFNPLPAVALLPLAIIWFGLGRGALLFVIAHSIVWSLSLATLSGFLTASRTLVQVGQNLGLKGWRLVRDIYMPAALPHILTGLRISWAYAWRTLIAAELVFGVSGTGGSLGWFIYQKRYFMETTSMFAALLVIIVIGLIVNSIFLTVERHTVVKWGMSV